Part of the Sulfuricurvum kujiense DSM 16994 genome, GTCTTATTCTTTAATGTAGCTGCAGCAGTAGTCGCTGATCGTTTTGACTTTTAGGTTAAAAGAGCTGTTCGCCGGAACTTCGAAACTCATCGGCCCGTTGATCGTGATCCATGCATCTGAACCAGGAAGCTGAATATCCATTTCTCCGCTCATAATTTCCATGATCTCTTTATCGGCTGTACCGAACGTATATTCTCCCGGAGCCATGATCCCGAGAGTTTTGATACTACCGTCGGCAAAGTGAACTGTACGGCTGGTAACTTTTCCGTCGAAATAAACATTGGCTTTTTTGTCGATAGTGACGTTGATGAACTGTGACATACACATCCTTTTGTAAAATAGTGGCGCAATTATAGCGGATTGAGTTCCTGCTTGATCTTTTTAGGCAAGTGGGCAAACGGGAAATCGGTAACAATTTTTGTCTCTGTTCCATCTTTGATATGAACTTCCAGAAGCATCGAATCACGGTTAAAGCTGATAAGGGTATAGGTTTGATCGTTTTCCGTGTAGACGAGATTACGGGCCTTTAAGTGGGTAAAAGGGCTTTTGCGTGGTCTATATCCCATAGATTCCGTTCTCCTGAACTGTTATTTTTTTAGCATCGACGAGCTGAGTCAGGGCCGCTTTGAAATTTTTCTTACTGAGCCCGAACGTTTTTTGGATTAAATCGGGATCGCTCTTGTAGTTATACGGGAGCATTCCTCCATTGCCTTGTATCATCGAGAAAATTTTATCGGCGGCACTGGACGCTTTCGCTTTTCCGACCATTTGCAACGAGAGATCGAGCTTTCCGTCGGGACGCAAAAGTTTGACGAATCCTTTTTTGATCTGCCCGACACGGACGTCTTCAAAAATTTCATTGGCGTAAATCATCCCCTCATATTTATGATCGACTATCACTTTATACCCCATAGGGGTTTTGGCAATAATCATAAACTCTACGGGGGTGTTCGGATAAAAACTCTTCGGAGGAGTCTCTAATGCACCGCTGATCTTTTCGGTTCCGACAAGACGGTTGGTCTGATCATCGAGAATGACACGAACCAGCCGTTTTTCCCCGACGGCGAAGGGACGTTTTTGAAGGGCTCTGGGGACAAAAAGATCTTTCGGCAGTCCCCAGTCTACAAAGGCACCGATCGAATTCGTATCGACCACTTCGACAAAGGCGATTTCGTTCACCATCGCCTTGGGCTTTACGGTTGTCGCGACAGGGCGGTCTTCGCTGTCGGTATAGACGAATACGTCGATCGTATCGCCGATATGCATCGACTCGGTGACGTACTGGTTCGGCAGTAATATATCGCTCTCATCCAGAGCACGTAGGAATAACCCCGGCACGGTAGAGCGGTCGATAACGAGGATATTGATCTCCCCGACTTTTAGTGTTTCATTCATGGGTATAATTATATCGATTATTTGCTTGCGGGAGAAAAGGGTGCGGATACTAATAACAGGTGCAAGCAGCGGTTTGGGAGAAGTGTTGGCTCTACACTACGCGACGAAAGATAATACGTTGGTATTGATTGCACGTAGAGAAGACAGATTATCCGATGTGGCGAGCCGATGCAGAGAGTTGGGAGCGGACGTGGAAACACTTGTAGCCGATGTCAACGATTTTGAGCGGATAAGAGAAATAGGGACGGAACTCGGTCAAAATCCGATTGACCGCATTATCCTCAATGCCGGTGTGTCGGTCGGGCATAACGGCGGAGTGACACCGTTTGAAGATTTTGAGCGTCTTTTCAAAACCAACTTTTTGAGTATTCACGCGCTGTTGGAACCGATTATCCCTAAATTAATGGAGCAAAGATCGGGAGAAATCGTCTTTATTTCATCTCTCGCATCATTGCTCAGTATGCCGACATCTATCGCCTACAGCAGTTCCAAACGGGCGCTTAACGCGTATGCGGAGGGGCTGCATTATCAGCTCAAACCGCATGGAATTTCCGTGATGACGATTATGCCGGGATTTATAGATTCGGAGATGACCCGGAAGAACCGTTTTAAGATGCCGTTCTTATTAAAAACGGAGGAAGGGGTTGCGCGGATTGTCCGTGCGATAGAGCGAAAAAAAATCCGATACGCATTCCCTTTTAGATTTTACTTAATGATTCGAATTGTATTGCTGTTTCCGCAGTCCTTAAGAGACAAAATTGTAAACTTCACTAATTTTAAAAAGGGGCAGTAGCTCTCTTCTTCCAAGGAAATAACGGATGACTATCGACAGCGTTTGTACTTATTGCGGTGTGGGGTGTGATATTTCCGCTGAGGTAGAAGACAACAAGATTCAAAAAATCTTTGCCAAAGACGAGGGAGTCGTTTCACAAGGGCGCCTTTGTATCAAAGGAAAGCAGGGATGGGATTTTTTGACGCATCCGAAACGTTTGCGCAATGCCCGCGTCCGTAA contains:
- a CDS encoding SDR family NAD(P)-dependent oxidoreductase — its product is MRILITGASSGLGEVLALHYATKDNTLVLIARREDRLSDVASRCRELGADVETLVADVNDFERIREIGTELGQNPIDRIILNAGVSVGHNGGVTPFEDFERLFKTNFLSIHALLEPIIPKLMEQRSGEIVFISSLASLLSMPTSIAYSSSKRALNAYAEGLHYQLKPHGISVMTIMPGFIDSEMTRKNRFKMPFLLKTEEGVARIVRAIERKKIRYAFPFRFYLMIRIVLLFPQSLRDKIVNFTNFKKGQ
- a CDS encoding pyrimidine/purine nucleoside phosphorylase; this translates as MSQFINVTIDKKANVYFDGKVTSRTVHFADGSIKTLGIMAPGEYTFGTADKEIMEIMSGEMDIQLPGSDAWITINGPMSFEVPANSSFNLKVKTISDYCCSYIKE
- a CDS encoding CvfB family protein, which codes for MNETLKVGEINILVIDRSTVPGLFLRALDESDILLPNQYVTESMHIGDTIDVFVYTDSEDRPVATTVKPKAMVNEIAFVEVVDTNSIGAFVDWGLPKDLFVPRALQKRPFAVGEKRLVRVILDDQTNRLVGTEKISGALETPPKSFYPNTPVEFMIIAKTPMGYKVIVDHKYEGMIYANEIFEDVRVGQIKKGFVKLLRPDGKLDLSLQMVGKAKASSAADKIFSMIQGNGGMLPYNYKSDPDLIQKTFGLSKKNFKAALTQLVDAKKITVQENGIYGI